In one Ictalurus furcatus strain D&B chromosome 10, Billie_1.0, whole genome shotgun sequence genomic region, the following are encoded:
- the btbd10b gene encoding BTB/POZ domain-containing protein 10, with translation MSLHSASGGCERSRDRRRSSDRSRDSSHERGEGQLTPCIRNVTSPTRQHTSERESGSSRPNSPRPQRVSPSGSSSRNSSLSSTEGTFKSMGTGEMVFVYENVKEGARSMRTSERVTLIVDNTRFVVDPSIFTAQPNTMLGRMFGSGREHNFTRPNEKGEYEVAEGISSTVFRAILDYYKTGIIRCPDGISIPELREACDYLCISFDYSTIKCRDLSALMHELSNDGARQQFEFYLEEMVLPLMVASAQSGERECHIVVLTDDDVVDWDEEYPPQMGEEYSQIIYSTKLYRFFKYIENRDVAKSVLKERGLKKIRLGIEGYPTYKEKVKKRPGGRPEVIYNYVQRPFIRMSWEKEEGKSRHVDFQCVKSKSITNLAAAAADIPQDQLVVLHPGPQVDELDILPNHPAPGPHYSNNYEPDADAASPAL, from the exons ATGAGCCTACACAGTGCAAGTGGAGGCTGTGAGCGCTCCAGGGATCGTCGACGCTCCAGCGATCGTTCACGTGACTCCTCTCACGAGCGAGGGGAAGGCCAGCTCACCCCCTGTATCCGCAATGTCACCTCACCCACACGACAACACACTAGTG AACGGGAGAGTGGCTCATCACGGCCGAACAGCCCCAGGCCTCAGAGAGTCTCTCCCAGTGGCTCCAGCAGTCGCAACAGCAGCCTGTCCAGCACGGAGGGCACCTTTAAGAGCATGGGCACGGGTGAGATGGTGTTTGTTTACGAAAACGTCAAGGAAGGAGCTCGTAGCATGCGCACCTCAGAGAGGGTCACGCTTATTGTGGACAACACACGCTTTGTGGTAGACCCCTCCATCTTTACCGCACAACCGAATACCATGCTGGGCAG AATGTTTGGTTCAGGGCGAGAACACAATTTCACACGGCCCAATGAGAAGGGGGAGTACGAGGTGGCAGAGGGCATCAGTTCCACTGTGTTCAGGGCCATTCTG GATTACTACAAAACCGGGATAATCCGCTGTCCGGATGGAATCTCCATTCCTGAGCTGAGGGAAGCATGCGACTATTTGTGCATCTCTTTTGACTATAGCACGATCAAATGCAGGGACCTAA GTGCTCTGATGCACGAGCTGTCGAATGATGGTGCGCGGCAGCAGTTCGAGTTCTACCTTGAAGAGATGGTGCTGCCGCTGATGGTGGCCAGCGCTCAGAGCGGAGAGAGGGAGTGTCACATTGTTGTGCTCACAGATGATGACGTGGTGGACTGGGATGAGGAGTATCCACCCCAGATGGGAGAGGAGTATTCACAGA taatatacagtacaaaactTTACCGCTTCTTCAAGTATATTGAAAACCGAGATGTGGCCAAATCAGTTTTAAAAGAACGAGGACTCAAGAAAATTAGATTAGGCATTGAAG GATATCCCACTTACAAAGAAAAGGTGAAGAAGAGGCCTGGTGGCAGACCTGAGGTCATCTACAACTACGTGCAGAGGCCCTTCATCCGCATGTCCTGGGAGAAGGAGGAGGGTAAGAGCCGACACGTGGACTTCCAGTGCGTGAAGAGCAAATCCATCACAAACCTGGCAGCAGCAGCGGCCGACATTCCACAGGACCAGTTGGTGGTGCTGCACCCCGGCCCTCAGGTGGATGAGCTGGACATTCTGCCTAATCACCCTGCTCCGGGACCCCACTACAGCAACAACTACGAGCCTGATGCCGACGCTGCCTCGCCTGCACTCTGA